The proteins below are encoded in one region of Buttiauxella gaviniae:
- the cheR gene encoding protein-glutamate O-methyltransferase CheR translates to MTSPLSNGQTSLMLQMTQRLPLSDTHFRRICQLIYQRAGIVLADHKRDMVYNRLVRRLRTLGLEDFGHYLNMLEANGSNAEWQAFINSLTTNLTAFFREGHHFPILAEHARKRSGEYKVWSAAASTGEEPYSIAITLADVLGMAPGRWKVFASDIDTQVLEKAQSAIYRQDELKTLAPLQMQRYFMRGTGPHEGLVRVRSDLVSHMEFAPINLLDKQAPIPGPFDAIFCRNVMIYFDKATQQQILQRFVPLLKPGGLLFAGHSENFSNLSREFLLRGQTVYGLSKERS, encoded by the coding sequence ATGACATCACCCCTGTCCAACGGACAAACGTCATTAATGTTACAGATGACACAGCGTCTACCGCTATCCGATACCCATTTTCGTCGGATATGCCAGTTGATTTACCAGCGCGCAGGTATTGTGCTGGCCGATCACAAGCGCGACATGGTTTACAACCGTCTGGTGCGCCGTCTGCGCACCCTGGGACTGGAGGATTTTGGGCATTACTTGAACATGCTGGAAGCCAACGGCAGCAATGCCGAATGGCAGGCGTTTATTAATTCCCTGACCACCAATCTGACGGCGTTTTTTCGCGAAGGTCACCACTTTCCCATTCTTGCTGAGCATGCACGAAAACGCAGTGGGGAATACAAAGTCTGGAGCGCTGCGGCGTCCACGGGAGAGGAGCCGTACTCCATCGCTATTACGCTTGCCGATGTTTTGGGTATGGCGCCTGGCCGCTGGAAAGTGTTCGCCAGCGATATTGACACCCAGGTGCTGGAGAAAGCCCAGAGCGCTATTTATCGTCAGGATGAGCTGAAAACGCTGGCTCCGCTCCAGATGCAGCGCTATTTCATGCGCGGCACCGGGCCGCACGAAGGGCTGGTGCGGGTGCGTAGTGATTTGGTCAGCCATATGGAATTTGCGCCGATTAACCTGCTGGATAAGCAAGCACCCATTCCGGGGCCGTTTGATGCCATTTTCTGTCGCAATGTGATGATTTATTTCGACAAAGCAACGCAGCAGCAAATCTTGCAGCGCTTTGTGCCGCTGCTAAAACCGGGCGGATTGCTGTTTGCCGGGCATTCGGAGAATTTTAGCAACCTCAGCCGCGAGTTTTTACTGCGTGGGCAGACCGTGTATGGGCTGAGTAAGGAAAGGTCATGA
- a CDS encoding protein-glutamate methylesterase/protein-glutamine glutaminase — protein sequence MTKITVLCVDDSALMRQIMTEIVNSHDDMEMVATAPDPLVARDLIKKFNPDVLTLDVEMPRMDGLDFLEKLMRLRPMPVVMVSSLTGKGSEVTLRALELGAIDFVTKPQLGIREGMLAYSETIAEKVRTAAKAKLAARAPSAAPMLLKAGPLLSSEKLIAIGASTGGTEAIRHVLQPLPLSSPAVLITQHMPPGFTRSFADRLNKLCQITVKEAEDGERVLPGHAYIAPGDKHMELARSGANYQIKIHDGPPVNRHRPAVDVLFHSVAKFAGRNAVGVILTGMGSDGAAGMLAMHKAGAWTIAQNEASCVVFGMPREAINSGGVSEVVDLSQISQQMLAKISAGQAIRI from the coding sequence ATGACAAAAATAACCGTCCTGTGTGTCGATGATTCCGCCCTGATGCGCCAGATCATGACAGAAATCGTCAATAGTCACGATGACATGGAAATGGTGGCGACAGCCCCGGACCCGCTGGTGGCGCGTGATTTAATTAAGAAATTCAACCCGGACGTGCTGACCCTGGATGTGGAAATGCCGCGTATGGACGGGCTGGATTTTCTCGAAAAACTGATGCGCCTGCGCCCCATGCCGGTGGTGATGGTTTCCTCCCTGACCGGAAAAGGCTCGGAAGTGACGTTGCGTGCCCTGGAGCTGGGCGCGATTGATTTTGTCACTAAACCGCAACTGGGTATTCGCGAAGGGATGCTCGCCTACAGCGAAACCATCGCGGAAAAAGTGCGCACTGCGGCGAAGGCCAAACTGGCTGCCCGTGCGCCAAGTGCGGCCCCCATGCTGCTGAAAGCCGGGCCGCTTCTGAGTTCGGAAAAGCTGATTGCGATTGGGGCGTCCACCGGCGGCACCGAGGCGATTCGCCATGTGCTCCAGCCGCTGCCGCTTTCAAGCCCGGCGGTGCTAATCACGCAGCATATGCCGCCAGGGTTTACGCGCTCGTTTGCTGACCGGCTCAATAAACTTTGCCAGATAACGGTGAAAGAGGCCGAGGATGGCGAGCGTGTACTCCCGGGGCACGCCTATATCGCCCCTGGCGATAAACATATGGAGCTTGCCCGCAGCGGGGCGAACTACCAAATCAAGATTCATGACGGCCCGCCCGTAAACCGGCATCGTCCGGCAGTGGATGTGCTGTTCCATTCGGTTGCGAAGTTCGCCGGGCGAAATGCCGTGGGCGTGATTCTGACGGGAATGGGGAGTGACGGCGCGGCGGGGATGCTGGCGATGCATAAAGCCGGGGCATGGACCATCGCCCAAAACGAAGCAAGTTGTGTGGTGTTCGGCATGCCGCGTGAGGCCATTAACAGCGGTGGCGTCAGCGAAGTGGTCGATTTAAGTCAAATCAGCCAGCAGATGCTGGCGAAAATTAGTGCCGGACAGGCAATACGTATTTAA
- the cheY gene encoding chemotaxis response regulator CheY codes for MADKEMKFLVVDDFSTMRRIVRNLLKELGFNNVEEAEDGVDALNKLNAGGFGFVISDWNMPNMDGLELLKTIRASGTMAAMPVLMVTAEAKKENIIAAAQAGASGYVVKPFTAATLEEKLNKIFEKLGM; via the coding sequence ATGGCAGATAAAGAGATGAAGTTCCTGGTGGTTGATGATTTTTCCACCATGCGTCGCATTGTGCGTAACCTTTTGAAAGAGCTGGGTTTCAACAACGTTGAAGAAGCGGAAGATGGCGTGGATGCGCTAAACAAACTGAACGCGGGCGGCTTTGGTTTCGTTATCTCTGACTGGAACATGCCGAACATGGATGGCCTGGAGTTGCTTAAAACCATTCGTGCCAGTGGCACCATGGCGGCGATGCCCGTTCTGATGGTGACCGCTGAGGCGAAGAAAGAGAACATTATTGCCGCAGCGCAAGCGGGAGCGAGCGGCTATGTGGTGAAACCGTTTACCGCCGCAACGCTTGAAGAGAAGCTGAACAAAATCTTCGAAAAGCTCGGCATGTAA
- the cheZ gene encoding protein phosphatase CheZ codes for MHSSTNPASELHSTGDIIVRIGSLTRMLRDSLRELGLDQAIAEAAEAIPDARDRLDYVVQMTAQAAERALNCVELSQPHQNKLESDAKALTGRWDAWFENPIELGDARELVTDTRSYLSGVPSHTSFTNAQLLEIMMAQDFQDLTGQVIKRMMDVIQEIERQLLMVLMENMPELDARAKRPADSLLNGPQMNASAAGVVASQDQVDDLLDSLGF; via the coding sequence ATGCACTCATCTACTAATCCCGCGTCAGAGTTACATTCAACCGGCGATATTATCGTTCGGATAGGCAGCCTGACCCGTATGCTGCGCGACAGCTTACGCGAGCTGGGCCTTGATCAAGCGATTGCCGAAGCGGCGGAAGCAATTCCCGATGCCCGTGACCGTCTGGACTATGTGGTGCAGATGACCGCGCAGGCGGCGGAACGTGCGCTGAACTGTGTGGAGTTATCGCAGCCGCATCAGAACAAACTGGAATCCGACGCCAAAGCCTTAACCGGCCGCTGGGATGCCTGGTTTGAAAATCCTATCGAGCTTGGGGACGCCCGTGAGCTGGTCACCGATACGCGCAGCTATCTTTCCGGCGTGCCGTCTCACACCAGTTTTACTAACGCCCAGCTTCTGGAAATTATGATGGCGCAAGATTTCCAGGATCTCACCGGCCAGGTGATCAAACGTATGATGGACGTTATCCAGGAAATTGAACGCCAGTTGTTAATGGTGTTGATGGAAAACATGCCGGAGCTGGATGCGCGTGCGAAGCGTCCTGCCGATAGCCTGCTCAATGGCCCACAAATGAACGCCAGTGCGGCGGGCGTGGTGGCAAGCCAGGATCAGGTTGATGATTTGCTGGATAGTTTAGGGTTTTAA
- a CDS encoding LysR family transcriptional regulator, translated as MALSSEKFDFNLIRYLVVIVDTRSMVNAAEMLNVAPSAVSYAVKKLREHYKDPLFVRSLHGVKPTTLALNLYDRFKLIHDDINAALNIESLTVNTTQTIYMRADALTQFWIMDRLLKSRIVPDECNVEFKYAVADTEERIHKLRTQEIDIDVGLFLTGDINIVSHTLFDWIYILICRHNHSTLGDKMTEKQFISEPYFAYSTRFSGAISLNNYNEFVSLRTAEPAFRSESATSMILSLLNHDFVIFIPQIYFQLLKETINIREVKCDIMPNERIPVKAHINKKNKNNELINKIMSVLKSDI; from the coding sequence ATGGCCCTTTCTTCTGAAAAGTTTGATTTTAATTTGATTCGCTATCTGGTTGTGATTGTCGATACCCGAAGCATGGTCAATGCCGCTGAGATGCTTAATGTCGCGCCGTCTGCTGTGAGCTATGCGGTGAAGAAACTTCGTGAGCACTATAAAGATCCGCTCTTTGTGCGCAGCCTCCACGGCGTAAAACCCACCACTCTTGCACTCAATCTTTATGATCGGTTCAAACTCATACACGATGATATTAACGCTGCCCTGAACATCGAATCTTTAACCGTTAATACAACACAAACAATTTATATGCGGGCGGATGCGCTCACTCAGTTTTGGATTATGGACCGATTACTGAAAAGTAGAATTGTTCCTGATGAGTGTAATGTTGAATTCAAGTACGCAGTCGCTGATACTGAAGAGCGTATTCATAAGCTACGTACTCAGGAAATTGATATAGATGTAGGTTTGTTTTTGACAGGGGATATAAATATTGTTTCACATACACTTTTTGATTGGATATATATATTAATATGTCGTCATAATCACTCAACATTAGGCGATAAAATGACGGAAAAACAATTCATTAGCGAGCCCTACTTCGCATACAGCACGCGGTTTTCTGGGGCAATTTCACTTAATAACTACAATGAGTTTGTCTCTCTCAGAACGGCAGAACCCGCCTTCAGAAGCGAGTCTGCAACCTCGATGATATTGAGTCTTCTTAATCATGACTTTGTGATATTTATACCTCAAATCTACTTTCAACTATTAAAAGAAACCATCAATATAAGAGAAGTGAAATGCGATATTATGCCGAATGAAAGAATCCCTGTTAAGGCTCATATTAATAAGAAAAACAAAAACAATGAGCTAATTAATAAAATAATGAGTGTATTAAAAAGTGATATTTAA